The proteins below come from a single Methanolobus chelungpuianus genomic window:
- the cdhA gene encoding CO dehydrogenase/acetyl-CoA synthase complex subunit alpha, with amino-acid sequence MSKISTGHFSIEDLENVQITIGKIVGAIEKKVEEEGDMGPTPKPGVSGLRDWDHQVLSRYQPVYTPMCDQCCYCTFGKCDLGGNKEGACGINLGAHQSREFLLRVITGAAAHSGHGRHLLHYLIERYGRDHPLDLGPSNLLAPNVQMVTGIKPKTLGDLEEAIEYVEEQLTQLLATVHMGQEGAAIDFESKAMHGGMLDHVGMEISDLAQVSCLGMPKSDPDAPLAEIGMGCIDAAKPVLLVIGHNVAGVANMIDYMHENNLSDKIELGGLCCTAIDMIRYQMDKGGKPYAKVVGTLAKELKMIRSGIPDVIVVDEQCVRADVLEEAKRLSIPVITTNEKIMYGLRNRSKDKADAIIEDLASGKEAGALILDLDLVGEVAPRLALKVAPIRKEKGIKALPSDEELTALAAKCVHCGACELVCPNNLGIMDAMKACAEGDLTKFEILHDHCVACGRCDQDCPKDIPVLDVIEKASQKVISQEKGIVRSGRGQISDPEIRQEGVNLVMGTTPGIIALVGCSNYPEGTKDLYRLAEEMLKRNYIMVTSGCSAMDLGMYKDEEGKTLYERYPAKFLGGNLINVGSCVSNSHISGTAIKVAAIFAQRNITGNYEEIADYIMNRIGAVGVAWGAYSQKAVAIGTGCNRLGIPVVVGPHGSKYRRALIGKPYEEEHWKLYDARNGETLPIPASPEFMLTTVETVEELMPMLAKNCIRPSDNNMGRMIKLTHYIELSQKYLGQMPDDWHRFVRTETDLPLAKREELLKILEKEHGWEIDWKRKKIISGPTMKSDVSAQPTNLKRLCKGEC; translated from the coding sequence ATGAGCAAGATATCAACCGGGCACTTTTCCATAGAAGACCTGGAAAATGTTCAGATCACCATCGGCAAGATAGTCGGTGCCATAGAAAAGAAAGTGGAGGAAGAAGGCGATATGGGACCAACCCCGAAACCGGGAGTCTCCGGACTGAGAGATTGGGACCACCAGGTACTTTCCCGCTACCAGCCTGTATATACCCCTATGTGTGACCAGTGTTGCTACTGTACCTTCGGGAAGTGCGACCTGGGAGGAAACAAGGAAGGAGCCTGTGGCATAAATCTTGGAGCCCACCAGTCCCGCGAGTTCCTGCTCAGGGTAATCACCGGTGCTGCTGCTCACTCCGGACATGGGAGACATCTCCTGCACTATCTTATAGAACGCTACGGACGCGACCACCCCCTTGACCTGGGACCATCAAACCTGCTTGCACCTAACGTACAGATGGTTACCGGCATCAAGCCAAAGACCCTGGGTGACCTGGAAGAGGCGATCGAGTATGTGGAAGAGCAACTTACACAGCTGCTTGCAACCGTCCACATGGGACAGGAAGGCGCAGCCATCGATTTCGAATCCAAGGCAATGCACGGTGGAATGCTTGACCATGTGGGCATGGAGATATCGGACCTCGCACAGGTGTCCTGCCTGGGAATGCCGAAGTCCGACCCTGATGCACCGCTGGCAGAGATAGGCATGGGATGCATAGATGCAGCCAAACCGGTGCTGCTTGTTATCGGACACAACGTAGCCGGTGTTGCCAACATGATAGATTACATGCATGAGAACAACCTCTCCGACAAGATAGAACTGGGCGGCCTGTGCTGTACAGCTATCGATATGATCCGCTACCAGATGGACAAGGGAGGCAAGCCCTACGCAAAGGTAGTGGGAACCCTGGCAAAGGAACTCAAGATGATACGCTCCGGCATCCCTGATGTGATCGTTGTTGATGAACAGTGTGTCAGGGCAGATGTGCTCGAGGAGGCAAAGAGGCTCTCAATACCGGTCATCACCACCAACGAGAAGATCATGTACGGCCTGCGTAACCGCTCAAAGGACAAGGCTGATGCGATCATAGAGGATCTTGCAAGCGGCAAGGAAGCAGGTGCACTGATACTTGACCTTGATCTGGTTGGCGAGGTTGCTCCAAGACTTGCGTTGAAGGTGGCCCCCATACGCAAGGAAAAGGGCATCAAAGCACTCCCAAGCGATGAAGAATTGACAGCATTGGCTGCTAAGTGCGTTCACTGCGGCGCATGCGAACTTGTCTGCCCGAACAACCTCGGGATAATGGACGCAATGAAAGCCTGTGCAGAGGGAGACCTGACAAAGTTCGAGATCCTTCACGATCATTGTGTGGCATGCGGAAGGTGCGACCAGGACTGCCCCAAGGACATACCTGTTCTGGATGTCATCGAGAAGGCTTCCCAGAAGGTGATCAGCCAGGAGAAGGGCATAGTACGCTCCGGCAGGGGACAGATAAGCGACCCGGAGATCAGGCAGGAAGGTGTCAACCTTGTCATGGGAACAACACCGGGCATTATCGCTCTTGTAGGCTGCTCCAACTACCCGGAGGGCACCAAGGACCTTTACAGGCTTGCCGAGGAAATGCTCAAGAGGAACTACATCATGGTCACGTCAGGCTGCTCTGCAATGGACCTGGGAATGTACAAGGACGAGGAAGGCAAGACACTCTATGAGAGGTATCCTGCCAAGTTCCTCGGAGGCAACCTCATCAACGTAGGCTCCTGTGTCTCCAACTCACATATCAGCGGAACAGCCATCAAGGTCGCAGCCATCTTTGCCCAGCGCAATATCACAGGCAACTATGAGGAGATAGCCGACTACATAATGAACCGTATAGGTGCTGTCGGTGTCGCCTGGGGTGCTTACTCCCAGAAAGCCGTCGCCATTGGAACCGGCTGCAACAGGCTGGGAATCCCTGTGGTTGTCGGACCGCATGGCTCGAAGTACAGGAGAGCACTTATAGGCAAACCGTATGAGGAAGAGCACTGGAAGCTCTATGATGCAAGGAATGGTGAGACCCTGCCCATACCCGCATCTCCGGAGTTCATGCTTACAACAGTTGAGACTGTCGAGGAGCTTATGCCCATGCTTGCAAAGAACTGCATACGCCCGTCTGACAACAACATGGGAAGAATGATCAAGCTGACCCATTATATAGAACTCAGCCAGAAGTACCTTGGCCAGATGCCAGACGACTGGCATAGGTTCGTCAGGACGGAGACGGACCTTCCGCTGGCAAAGCGTGAAGAGCTCCTTAAGATACTTGAGAAGGAACACGGCTGGGAGATCGACTGGAAGAGGAAGAAGATAATATCCGGCCCGACCATGAAGTCCGATGTTTCGGCCCAGCCTACCAACCTTAAGAGGCTGTGCAAGGGAGAGTGCTGA
- the cdhB gene encoding CO dehydrogenase/acetyl-CoA synthase complex subunit epsilon, whose protein sequence is MVDATKNTLVYTTWGRKTAKPVNPNVAAKMVSKAKRPLLVAGAEIVDNEQLAQRAVAIGKKGVQIAATGHSITVFHGKDVNAKYINIHALAHYLGDKNWKGFDGQGSYDMIVFLGHKKYYLDQVLSGFKNFSDLKTIAIERHFMQNATLSFGNLKPEVHVEALDEFIENL, encoded by the coding sequence ATGGTAGACGCAACCAAGAACACACTTGTCTATACCACATGGGGCAGAAAGACCGCAAAGCCGGTCAACCCCAATGTAGCCGCCAAGATGGTCTCAAAAGCAAAGAGGCCACTTCTGGTAGCCGGTGCTGAGATCGTTGACAACGAGCAGCTTGCACAGAGAGCCGTTGCTATTGGAAAGAAGGGCGTGCAGATAGCTGCGACCGGCCACTCAATTACAGTCTTCCACGGCAAGGACGTGAATGCAAAATACATCAACATCCATGCACTGGCCCATTACCTCGGGGACAAGAACTGGAAGGGATTTGACGGGCAGGGTTCATATGATATGATAGTCTTCCTTGGGCACAAGAAATATTACCTGGACCAGGTACTTTCCGGCTTCAAGAACTTCTCGGACCTGAAGACCATCGCGATAGAGAGGCATTTCATGCAGAATGCGACCCTGTCCTTTGGTAACCTGAAGCCTGAAGTGCATGTTGAGGCGCTTGATGAATTTATTGAGAATCTATAA